Proteins from a genomic interval of Cyclopterus lumpus isolate fCycLum1 chromosome 18, fCycLum1.pri, whole genome shotgun sequence:
- the tkfc gene encoding triokinase/FMN cyclase, with product MEPRKKLINSVDGCVDEALCGLVRASGGLSLLKGHRVLLRSDPENLRGKVALLSGGGSGHEPAHGELGFFGFGKTTPSPTGASGVLLIVKNYTGDRLNFGLAAEQARNHGVAVDMVIVAEDCAFDQPSKAGRRGLCGTIFVHKLAGALAEEGSSLDQIVSKVTEVLKGVGSLGVSLSPCSVPGCRPSFDLPPGDMELGLGIHGEPGIKRSKVASADEVVKTMIDHMTNPDSQSHLPLKSGDSVVVCVNNLGALSCLEIAVVTKAAIVCLEGRGVVVARAMSGSFMTSLEMAGVSLTLMRANQETLRLFDAKTSAPAWPNLSSVCVSGRNYVTEPQAASARPQDDAHSEGPLSPVMRGALERVCSTLLEKQEELNALDRAAGDGDCGNTHAEAAKAIQEWLQDHVVPGDPGQLLSVLAGLVQEKMGGSSGALYSLFLTAAAGHVTEGQSNAAAWAGAMHAGTQAMRRYGGAEPGDRTMLDALCPAVDELMALTTAPPGGQLAVLQTAVQKAASGAEATRDLAARAGRASYIAAERVTLPDPGAVAVAAILGAVLESLEKQK from the exons ATGGAG CCCAGAAAGAAGTTGATCAACTCGGTGGACGGCTGTGTGGACGAGGCTCTCTGCGGCCTTGTGAGGGCCAGCGGGGGCCTTTCTCTGCTGAAGGGCCACAGGGTTCTGCTTCGGTCCGACCCGGAGAACCTGAGGGGCAAAGTGGCCCTGCTGTCTGGGGGCGGGTCGGGACACGAGCCGGCACACGGGG AATTGGgtttttttggttttggaaaaacaaccccctcccccacagGAGCCTCCGGGGTGCTTCTCATCGTGAAGAACTACACCGGCGACCGCCTCAACTTCGGATTGGCCGCGGAGCAGGCCCGTAACCACGGCGTCGCCGTTGACATGGTGATAGTCGCCGAGGACTGCGCCTTTGACCAACCCAGCAAGGCCGGGAGGAGAGGCTTGTGTGGCACCATCTTCGTGCAcaag CTTGCGGGCGCCTTAGCAGAAGAAGGCTCCTCATTGGACCAGATTGTTTCCAAGGTGACCGAGGTTTTGAAGGGTGTCG GTTCACTCGGCGTGAGTCTGTCGCCGTGCAGCGTTCCAGGCTGCCGGCCCTCTTTCGACCTGCCGCCAGGTGACATGGAGCTGGGCCTGG GAATCCACGGCGAACCTGGAAtcaagaggtcaaag GTGGCGTCCGCCGATGAGGTGGTGAAGACCATGATAGATCACATGACCAACCCTGACAGCCAATCGCATCTGCCTCTTAAATCGG GAGACAGCGTGGTCGTGTGTGTGAACAACCTCGGAGCGCTGTCCTGTCTGGAGATCGCCGTGGTTACGAAAGCGGCCATCGTCTGTCTGG AGGGTCGCGGTGTGGTGGTTGCCAGGGCGATGTCGGGGTCGTTCATGACGTCGCTGGAGATGGCGGGAGTGTCGTTGACCCTGATGAGGGCAAACCAGGAAACACTGAGGCTGTTTG ATGCTAAGACCAGCGCCCCCGCCTGGCCAAacctcagcagtgtgtgtgtaagcggaCGCAACTACGTCACAGAACCTCAAGCCGCGAGCGCACGGCCACAGGACGACGCCCACTCTGAAG GGCCCCTGAGTCCTGTGATGCGTGGAGCGCTGGAGAGGGTTTGTTCCACGCTGTTGGAGAAGCAGGAAGAACTCAACGCCCTGGACCGCGCTGCCGGGGACGGAGACTGTGGGAACACTCACGCGGAGGCTGCTAAAG CCATTCAGGAGTGGCTCCAGGATCACGTTGTCCCCGGCGACCCCGGACAGCTGCTATCGGTCCTCGCTGGATTGGTGCAGGAGAAGATGGGCGGGTCTTCAGGAGCG ttgtACAGTCTGTTTCTGACGGCAGCGgctggtcatgtgactgaggGCCAGAGCAACGCTGCAGCCTGGGCTGgtgcaatgcatgctgggacacAGGCCATGAGGAG GTACGGCGGTGCTGAGCCTGGAGACAGAACAATG TTGGATGCTTTGTGTCCGGCTGTGGACGAGCTGATGGCGCTGACGACAgcaccccctggtggacagttgGCTGTACTTCAGACGGCCGTGCAG AAAGCGGCCTCGGGGGCAGAGGCGACCCGTGACCTCGCGGCGAGGGCGGGGCGGGCCAGCTACATCGCAGCCGAGCGGGTCACCCTGCCCGACCCCGGCGCCGTGGCTGTCGCCGCCATCCTGGGAGCCGTGCTGGAGTCGCTGGAGAAGCAGAAGTAA